Below is a window of Serinibacter arcticus DNA.
AGCATGTAGCGCGCCATCAGGCGCTGGCTGCGGCCGGGGAGCTTCTTCCACTCGCCCTTGCGCAGCACCTGCAGGAAGCCCTGGCTCCAGCGGGTGCGCTGCTTGTAGAGCGAGGGGAGCGAGCCCGGCGTCTCCTCGCGGGTGACGACCTCGGGGTCGTACGCCACGACGACGCGAGCGCCCTGGCTGGACAGCCGCACCCCGATCTCGCAGTCCTCGGCGAGGCACTCGGCGTCCCAGCCGCCGGCGTCGCGGACCTGGTCGGTGCGCAGGAAGACGGTGTTGCCCCCGAGCGGGATGAACCGCTGCTCGGCGTGGAAGTGCAGGCGGGAGCGGAACCAGAAGTAGTACTCGAGCACGTTGCGCAGCGACCACCACGACGTCTCGATGTTCATCAGCTGCACGCCGCCCTGGACGACGTCGGCGCCGGTGGTCGCGAACCGCTCGTCCACGAGGCGCAGCAGCTGGGGGTGGACCTCGTCCTCGGCGTCGAAGACGCCCACGATCTCGCCGCGCGAGTCTGGAGGCGAGGTTGAGCGCCTTGGGCTTGTTCTTGGGGACGGAGTCGTCCACGACGACGCGCACCCGGTCGGGGAAGCGGTCGGCCACGGAGCGGGCGACCGCCTCGGTGCCCGGGTCGTCGTGGCCGACGATGGCGATGATCTCGACGTCGGGGTGG
It encodes the following:
- a CDS encoding glycosyltransferase family 2 protein, whose product is MGVFDAEDEVHPQLLRLVDERFATTGADVVQGGVQLMNIETSWWSLRNVLEYYFWFRSRLHFHAEQRFIPLGGNTVFLRTDQVRDAGGWDAECLAEDCEIGVRLSSQGARVVVAYDPEVVTREETPGSLPSLYKQRTRWSQGFLQVLRKGEWKKLPGRSQRLMARYMLSMPFLQAGTGLLIPISLALVLFAKVPTPIALISFLPLVPTVIVLCVEVAGLGEFGRVYDRKVRIRDYVRLVLGTFPYQVFLALAAVRAVRETRGERGWEKTEHAGAHIDRSAGVPSLSAPSPAASSTDASPTATSDTTAPVTAGAARS